Proteins from a single region of Lysinibacillus sp. JNUCC-52:
- a CDS encoding FHA domain-containing protein — MNDIKNAMEVNTHNANNQMIIKIIDIIIVIIAFFFILYVFVMNQNFLLKTIIGTMMVIIVLVYGLIKYEAKETIYEFTDTNIQKIVLLNERGAEIEEWLLEGKTSLLIGKSSTEREVDIDLNGTEYESLINYEHAVLNCVSDMWYIEDIDSVNGVGIKKAHKRVKSSLKQESPYRLNSGDIIYIANTRILAK; from the coding sequence GTGAATGACATAAAAAATGCAATGGAAGTAAATACGCACAATGCCAATAACCAAATGATAATTAAAATTATCGATATTATCATTGTGATCATTGCCTTCTTTTTTATTTTATATGTATTTGTTATGAATCAAAATTTTCTTTTGAAAACAATCATTGGCACTATGATGGTCATCATTGTCCTTGTTTATGGATTAATAAAATATGAAGCAAAAGAGACAATCTATGAATTTACAGATACGAACATTCAGAAAATTGTATTACTGAACGAACGTGGAGCAGAAATTGAAGAGTGGCTGTTAGAAGGAAAAACCTCATTGCTCATTGGGAAGAGCTCAACTGAACGAGAGGTAGATATAGATTTAAATGGCACAGAATACGAATCGCTCATAAATTACGAGCATGCTGTTTTAAATTGTGTATCCGATATGTGGTACATAGAAGATATTGACTCTGTGAACGGTGTAGGCATTAAAAAAGCGCATAAGCGTGTGAAAAGTAGTTTAAAACAGGAAAGCCCTTATCGATTAAATAGTGGAGATATTATATACATAGCAAATACTAGAATTTTAGCAAAATAA
- a CDS encoding normocyte-binding protein has product MIKELMIERLRKIEDLEQRQLLKDIVSGVFVNLIDYQEEMNNKLEERVFNEMEDVENRFDIFVTLSHQEDIDPIHQCLFPMRPADLESKTIQLNKLLQSLERNEQAVLFPLFLACDSVQIQQLLAEERLFNGTIVTTAGPISIQVSLTRNTDYLQEINKLYPIFQINGLPWKTINHPFAYKFFNVNLVKCSPLNEDAEITQINVDLEEYEVNKRLNVVPLWNIERHEVKNIGFPVPAIDKVNYEHVLSIRKMGNEHGYLIEADVENVRYIKRTDNELTVVSPQDKSGIWKLLKVVKMEEEKLGKLNFELVSNRRIEHFTSKFASKHSSNVKTKGEIIRMVNTFDAANKFELVDIEIVNSFLEASFTYCTNPFITEMLGEHSHKKIMLLKFKAKEEKDFLANDILSFLVSEVQRHFFEYKCVGVWL; this is encoded by the coding sequence TTGATAAAAGAGCTCATGATTGAACGGTTACGCAAAATTGAAGATTTGGAGCAACGTCAACTACTAAAAGATATTGTAAGTGGCGTTTTTGTAAATTTAATCGACTATCAGGAGGAAATGAACAACAAGCTTGAAGAGCGTGTTTTTAATGAGATGGAAGATGTGGAGAATCGATTTGATATTTTTGTAACGCTTAGTCATCAGGAGGATATTGATCCAATTCATCAATGTTTATTTCCGATGAGACCAGCTGATTTAGAAAGTAAAACAATTCAACTAAATAAATTGCTGCAATCGCTTGAACGCAATGAACAAGCAGTACTGTTTCCATTATTTCTCGCATGTGATTCGGTCCAAATTCAGCAGTTACTAGCTGAGGAACGGTTGTTTAACGGAACCATTGTAACGACAGCAGGGCCAATATCGATTCAAGTTAGCCTTACAAGAAATACTGACTATTTGCAAGAAATCAACAAGCTATATCCGATCTTTCAAATAAATGGATTGCCATGGAAAACAATCAATCATCCATTCGCCTATAAGTTTTTTAATGTCAATTTAGTGAAGTGTTCCCCTTTGAACGAGGATGCGGAAATTACTCAAATTAATGTTGATTTAGAAGAATATGAGGTAAACAAACGACTGAATGTAGTACCGCTTTGGAATATTGAACGGCATGAAGTCAAAAATATTGGGTTTCCTGTTCCAGCAATCGATAAGGTGAATTATGAGCATGTCCTTTCAATTCGGAAAATGGGAAATGAACATGGCTATCTTATAGAAGCAGATGTGGAGAATGTTCGCTACATCAAACGAACAGACAATGAATTAACGGTTGTTTCGCCACAAGATAAGTCAGGGATTTGGAAGCTATTAAAAGTAGTGAAAATGGAAGAAGAGAAGCTAGGTAAGCTAAATTTCGAGCTTGTCTCCAATCGGCGAATAGAGCATTTTACGTCTAAATTTGCTAGTAAGCATTCTTCAAATGTCAAAACGAAGGGGGAAATTATTCGGATGGTAAACACCTTCGATGCGGCAAATAAATTTGAGCTTGTTGATATTGAAATAGTCAATTCATTTTTAGAAGCAAGCTTTACCTACTGTACGAACCCTTTCATAACAGAGATGCTAGGCGAACATAGCCATAAAAAAATAATGCTTTTAAAGTTTAAGGCAAAAGAGGAAAAAGACTTTTTAGCGAATGACATTTTAAGCTTCTTAGTATCAGAAGTACAACGACATTTCTTTGAATATAAATGTGTAGGTGTTTGGCTATGA
- a CDS encoding PP2C family protein-serine/threonine phosphatase, whose protein sequence is MMRKENSDFKTSFLSEAGSFMQNKDYFAYAELDDVACWVAVKGLDSDQEINSAELAVKGILEKFMEKPSISRRAIKKYLKNAQAIMQAQSLRVRLKASIVMVVSDYSKMIVAVAGNSRLYHFRNGTLTYKSTDQSLAQEIVNSRDRSLDISQHEERSNLLNYLGKPNDFTPFISKKMKLIDGDVLVLSTAGFWEDVSEIEMADALEETKDPEQYTDLLEEVLLSRQRKVVNNYTIAAIFVNKVYQETNKKKMKYIKMIAAALVVTLVVGGSTIFYQAKQAKKMAELTIEMKDHEKSGNLYFQDGNYDKALLEYSEGRNAAKKLKDPIHRNLLAKKLRITDLIINGDKSAEAGKFTEALEQYEKAKKEGKLIKNFGKEVTEQRIANMDTIVQIAETVKDGDLQFDAEDYNGALGNYQKARKKALAISFTGEPQIKTKIEETEAKIAELKKAQKELQAEGLEKNGDQSYARLDYEKAIESYTLAQEIYQETELIAKVLGLERKIMNANDKLNPTPQAATSDPSFEAALPMETGPASGEPSDAEVMKEGK, encoded by the coding sequence ATGATGAGAAAGGAAAACAGCGACTTTAAAACAAGCTTTCTATCGGAAGCAGGCTCTTTTATGCAAAATAAAGATTACTTTGCCTATGCTGAGCTAGATGATGTTGCTTGTTGGGTGGCGGTCAAAGGGTTGGATTCCGATCAAGAAATCAATAGTGCAGAACTAGCGGTCAAAGGTATTCTCGAAAAATTTATGGAAAAGCCGTCAATATCCAGAAGAGCGATTAAAAAATATTTAAAAAATGCGCAAGCTATCATGCAAGCACAAAGCTTAAGGGTTCGGTTGAAGGCTAGTATTGTAATGGTTGTATCCGATTACTCAAAAATGATTGTGGCAGTTGCAGGAAATTCGAGGCTTTATCATTTTCGTAATGGCACTTTAACGTATAAAAGCACTGATCAAAGTTTAGCACAGGAAATCGTTAATAGTAGGGATCGTTCGCTCGATATAAGCCAGCATGAGGAAAGAAGCAACTTACTCAATTATCTTGGGAAGCCGAATGATTTTACGCCATTTATTTCGAAGAAAATGAAGTTAATCGATGGCGATGTATTAGTGCTTAGCACAGCAGGCTTTTGGGAAGATGTCAGTGAAATTGAAATGGCAGATGCTTTGGAGGAAACGAAAGATCCTGAGCAATACACTGATTTATTAGAAGAAGTGCTTCTAAGTAGGCAAAGGAAAGTCGTCAATAATTACACAATCGCCGCTATATTTGTTAACAAGGTTTATCAGGAAACAAATAAGAAAAAAATGAAATACATTAAAATGATTGCGGCTGCATTAGTCGTAACTTTAGTCGTTGGTGGTAGTACGATTTTTTATCAGGCAAAGCAAGCGAAAAAAATGGCAGAATTAACGATTGAGATGAAGGATCATGAAAAGAGTGGCAACCTATATTTCCAAGACGGCAATTACGACAAGGCGCTTCTTGAATATAGTGAGGGCAGAAATGCGGCCAAAAAATTGAAGGATCCAATACATAGAAATTTACTCGCGAAAAAGTTAAGAATTACGGACCTAATCATCAATGGCGATAAATCAGCCGAGGCGGGGAAATTTACAGAAGCGCTTGAACAATACGAAAAGGCAAAAAAAGAAGGCAAGCTTATTAAAAACTTTGGAAAAGAAGTAACGGAACAACGCATCGCCAATATGGATACCATTGTACAAATTGCTGAAACAGTAAAGGATGGAGATCTTCAATTTGATGCAGAAGATTACAATGGAGCCCTAGGAAACTATCAAAAGGCAAGAAAAAAGGCCCTAGCAATCTCATTTACGGGCGAGCCTCAAATAAAAACTAAAATTGAAGAAACAGAAGCTAAAATTGCCGAATTGAAAAAGGCACAGAAAGAATTACAAGCTGAAGGATTAGAAAAAAATGGCGATCAAAGCTATGCGCGCTTAGATTATGAGAAAGCAATTGAATCGTACACATTGGCTCAAGAAATTTATCAGGAAACGGAACTAATCGCAAAAGTGTTAGGGCTTGAGCGAAAAATTATGAATGCCAATGATAAATTAAACCCTACTCCTCAAGCTGCTACAAGCGACCCGTCTTTTGAAGCGGCACTTCCTATGGAGACAGGGCCAGCAAGCGGTGAACCATCCGATGCAGAAGTGATGAAAGAGGGAAAATAA
- a CDS encoding iron-dependent peroxidase has protein sequence MAMNYIWDLLIKAEDEGLSKKDIYFYLAEIYSPYMELSLPILNAQYVEQHVEVNPYYRYFGIFNNLFHPDNYSDREFREYLFDIVLHFLAEIDRMQGMNTMEFYIRFILKDMEANVFGNVVRRNIHAFSKKEQEIVVLNILKLYQTGEEIYLLKDTLKRLFKGCLIYIKSEEQDELLIYISQKKTQQNEQKVQLIQEIFLPIGFQLEVYWQYHFGIIDAEQTMMLDRIALY, from the coding sequence TTGGCTATGAATTATATTTGGGATTTGCTTATTAAAGCCGAAGATGAAGGGCTTTCTAAAAAGGATATTTATTTTTACCTTGCTGAAATTTATTCGCCCTATATGGAGCTTAGTCTTCCTATTTTAAATGCACAGTATGTGGAACAGCATGTTGAGGTGAATCCATATTACCGCTATTTTGGCATTTTTAACAACTTGTTTCATCCTGATAATTATTCAGATAGAGAATTTAGAGAATACCTTTTCGACATCGTTTTGCATTTCTTAGCCGAAATTGATCGGATGCAAGGAATGAACACAATGGAATTTTATATTCGCTTTATTTTAAAAGATATGGAAGCCAATGTATTTGGTAATGTAGTGCGTCGAAATATTCATGCCTTTTCCAAAAAGGAGCAAGAAATAGTTGTACTGAACATACTAAAGCTTTACCAGACAGGTGAAGAAATTTACTTATTAAAAGACACTTTAAAAAGGCTCTTTAAAGGTTGCTTGATCTATATAAAATCCGAGGAACAGGATGAACTGCTTATTTATATAAGTCAAAAGAAGACACAACAAAATGAGCAAAAAGTGCAGCTTATACAAGAAATCTTTTTGCCAATTGGCTTTCAATTAGAGGTTTATTGGCAATATCACTTCGGCATTATTGATGCAGAGCAAACGATGATGCTAGATCGCATAGCTCTATACTAA
- a CDS encoding PP2C family protein-serine/threonine phosphatase, whose amino-acid sequence MDQTLLSYMIALAFIIVIIALLILRKILMHKKETSKIAIGNGQTIGRRDEQDDYFSTVETPVGTMAVLADGISGLANGRMASTVAVTTFIHKFMKLTSIANIRSYFKETALTSNGMILENLNGSNGGTTLVAAVIDEHGYLHWGAVGDSVISIFRNGEFIAINQKHIFESVLKERYISGEISQLEVQENPLKKRLINYLGYEGFKNLDIGEKPIQLRNGDKVCLFSDGVYDTLTEVELEKMLSQHAPPYDIAQDIIKAVEQKRLKNQDNATIVILEKTW is encoded by the coding sequence ATGGATCAGACACTACTATCTTACATGATTGCACTTGCTTTCATCATTGTCATCATTGCTTTACTTATACTGCGCAAAATACTAATGCATAAAAAAGAAACGAGCAAGATTGCGATTGGAAATGGGCAAACCATTGGTAGGCGAGATGAACAGGATGACTATTTTTCGACTGTTGAAACACCCGTTGGCACGATGGCGGTTCTTGCTGATGGCATCAGTGGATTAGCAAATGGCAGAATGGCTAGTACAGTTGCAGTTACGACATTTATTCATAAGTTTATGAAGCTAACTAGTATAGCAAATATACGGTCTTATTTTAAGGAAACGGCCTTAACGAGCAATGGCATGATTCTAGAAAATTTAAATGGCTCTAATGGTGGAACTACATTAGTAGCGGCAGTTATTGATGAGCATGGTTACTTACATTGGGGGGCTGTCGGGGATAGTGTAATTTCAATCTTTCGAAATGGGGAATTCATCGCAATCAATCAAAAACATATTTTTGAATCAGTATTAAAGGAACGCTATATTTCAGGGGAAATTTCTCAATTAGAGGTGCAAGAAAACCCACTGAAAAAGAGACTGATCAATTATTTAGGTTACGAAGGATTTAAAAATCTAGATATAGGAGAGAAACCTATTCAGCTAAGAAATGGTGACAAGGTTTGTCTATTCAGTGATGGTGTCTACGATACTTTAACAGAAGTAGAATTGGAAAAAATGCTTTCACAGCATGCCCCACCATATGATATTGCGCAAGACATTATTAAAGCCGTGGAACAAAAACGCTTAAAAAATCAAGACAATGCTACAATCGTAATTTTAGAAAAAACATGGTAA
- a CDS encoding DNA and RNA helicase produces MKTRIEVDDSLFANQYPHFQKGRILKREMLENLRDFPREFLDIYFQDYSNGIIAGAKITVADTLLIISNGIMKHNGSLYMLTDSFELPYEATGNETILKVRFAEEVNDLDFSKHTSQIVLDDSLELAHNELELARFKLKLGAKLRSQHIDFFDFATEFNTVNYLHCQYAGLQKSTYHPVVLQYFARELLKNRPTNPYDIAFAMECINQERVQRDAIDFYICNRLELDYQSLTNSQIHKYLNRILMEAKGGGRMKGLSQGRPKRVIVD; encoded by the coding sequence GTGAAAACAAGAATAGAGGTGGATGACAGCTTGTTTGCCAATCAATATCCACATTTTCAAAAAGGTCGCATTTTAAAGCGAGAAATGCTGGAAAATTTACGAGATTTCCCAAGAGAATTTTTAGATATTTATTTTCAAGATTATTCAAACGGCATTATTGCTGGGGCCAAAATCACTGTAGCGGATACACTGCTAATCATTTCAAACGGCATTATGAAGCATAATGGCAGTCTTTATATGCTAACGGATAGCTTTGAGCTCCCTTATGAAGCAACAGGAAATGAAACAATCTTAAAAGTACGATTTGCTGAGGAAGTAAATGACTTAGATTTTAGCAAACATACATCACAGATTGTCTTAGATGATTCGTTAGAGCTTGCACATAATGAGCTAGAATTAGCGCGCTTTAAATTAAAGTTAGGTGCTAAGCTGCGCTCACAGCATATCGATTTTTTCGACTTTGCCACTGAATTCAACACAGTGAATTATCTTCACTGCCAGTATGCAGGCTTACAAAAAAGCACATACCACCCAGTGGTTTTGCAATATTTTGCACGCGAGCTGTTAAAAAATCGACCAACCAATCCGTATGATATAGCCTTTGCCATGGAGTGCATCAATCAGGAGCGGGTGCAACGAGATGCGATTGATTTCTATATTTGCAATCGACTAGAGCTAGACTATCAATCGCTTACGAATAGTCAAATTCATAAATACTTGAATCGTATTTTAATGGAAGCTAAAGGTGGTGGTCGGATGAAAGGACTCAGTCAAGGACGACCGAAGCGTGTGATCGTTGACTAG
- a CDS encoding molecular chaperone produces the protein MTTKYSYKLNVNNRFAEKKYMTFTRVELMEMTTFQLRNICYKEKLVTGLINTLTRDELIDKILRYRGAEENLLIKENKDGGFERVEAAMQTYLKTPMSDNGEIKIPAKMSLYSGMKMDKPDQYYVETGGFLVESNVLLVNDELQLCAILNVIKDDQRPNKYYFAADEAIGIQKTKNKNYSFIFLRKQDSEYIYKTYYQETPLPPTNLHYYKVPIQDLEIKQLETTNAILAIDFGTTNTTAGVYLENDYVSSPCSHDLLNNRIQLNSINFVQFPDPLHQNEWIEVVPTVMTVADCSNQDQVSYYYGYEALKMMKKNSYTSLATKFQGIKRWVSNYTKSEEIMDANGNTALVPRSQILREFMLYIIRMAEHQFKCRFAHLHISSPVKLKTQFLDMFQAILPEYNIETEHALDEGMAVLYNTIANQIENNSFLDEKEYKALVIDCGGGTTDLSSCKFRIEDGHISYKIDIHTTYENGDTNFGGNNITYRIFQFMKIVFANYYSRGKNAYDIDALIDIPGKDIYRYVDDHGVDAVYEQFEKAFSDAEYIIPTRFKEYENRTRDEYLRVRNNYYFLWEMAEEMKKEFFRKTGILRSRFYSENDLQQDSDLNVTAVDRWCLSLVENNQFKDVYDYPNVFFNIKEINHLIKADIYDIVREFLEEFYENGLLSEYSIIKLTGQSCKIDAFREALKEFVPGRSIEFRQKAENIGKVPELKLACLRGALRYLNAKKIGMIETTVTNHAPVVPYAVSAFTHNRQEKLLISSLERLNQIHGTISRPWGVTEVEFFLTGTDNQSSYKYNYVNRQEEYVPVLYDNIAANYQHKIPQDETDSIMNGEVKFFVFAGEDHWGFHVVPVARREEQLYIGKKEFFAFETDLSELDFFDGLK, from the coding sequence ATGACGACTAAATATTCATATAAGCTGAATGTGAATAATCGCTTTGCAGAAAAAAAGTATATGACATTTACACGTGTAGAGCTAATGGAAATGACCACATTTCAGCTTCGAAATATTTGTTATAAGGAAAAACTTGTGACTGGGCTTATTAATACACTAACGAGAGACGAGTTAATCGACAAAATTTTAAGATATCGTGGGGCCGAAGAAAACCTTCTTATTAAAGAAAACAAAGACGGAGGGTTTGAAAGAGTCGAAGCGGCTATGCAAACCTATTTAAAAACACCTATGTCAGACAATGGTGAAATAAAAATTCCTGCCAAAATGAGCTTATATAGCGGTATGAAAATGGATAAGCCAGATCAGTATTATGTAGAAACAGGTGGGTTTCTTGTTGAATCGAATGTCTTGCTCGTAAATGATGAGTTACAACTTTGCGCCATCCTGAATGTCATAAAGGATGACCAGCGCCCTAACAAATACTATTTTGCTGCAGATGAAGCAATAGGAATTCAGAAGACAAAAAATAAAAACTACAGCTTTATTTTTTTACGAAAGCAAGATTCAGAGTATATTTATAAAACTTACTATCAAGAGACCCCACTTCCGCCGACAAATCTTCACTACTATAAAGTACCAATACAAGATTTAGAGATAAAGCAGCTAGAAACAACCAATGCGATTCTTGCTATCGACTTTGGCACGACGAATACAACTGCGGGTGTTTATTTAGAAAATGATTATGTGTCCTCTCCTTGTAGCCATGATTTATTAAATAACAGAATTCAGCTAAACAGCATCAATTTTGTGCAATTTCCAGACCCGCTCCACCAAAATGAATGGATTGAAGTTGTCCCAACAGTGATGACAGTGGCAGATTGTTCAAATCAAGACCAAGTGAGCTATTACTACGGCTATGAAGCATTAAAAATGATGAAAAAGAATAGCTATACGTCATTAGCAACGAAATTCCAAGGCATTAAACGGTGGGTAAGTAATTATACAAAATCAGAAGAGATTATGGATGCAAATGGCAATACAGCACTTGTGCCACGAAGCCAAATTTTAAGGGAATTTATGCTTTATATTATTCGAATGGCAGAACATCAATTTAAATGTCGCTTTGCGCATTTACATATTTCTAGTCCTGTAAAGCTAAAAACGCAATTTTTGGACATGTTTCAGGCGATCCTACCTGAATACAACATCGAAACAGAGCATGCACTCGATGAAGGGATGGCAGTTCTTTATAATACAATCGCCAATCAAATAGAGAATAATAGCTTTTTAGATGAAAAGGAATATAAAGCACTCGTCATTGATTGTGGTGGTGGAACAACAGACCTTTCATCGTGTAAGTTCCGCATAGAGGACGGGCATATTTCATACAAAATCGATATTCATACAACCTATGAAAATGGTGATACCAATTTTGGTGGCAACAATATTACATATCGCATTTTTCAATTTATGAAGATTGTTTTTGCAAACTATTATAGCCGAGGAAAAAATGCCTATGACATTGATGCATTAATTGATATTCCAGGCAAGGATATTTACCGATATGTAGACGATCATGGTGTAGATGCTGTTTACGAGCAATTTGAAAAAGCCTTTTCAGATGCCGAGTATATTATTCCGACACGCTTTAAGGAATACGAAAATCGCACACGTGATGAATACTTACGTGTACGTAATAATTATTATTTCTTATGGGAAATGGCGGAGGAAATGAAGAAGGAATTTTTCCGCAAAACAGGCATTTTGCGCAGCCGCTTTTATTCGGAAAACGATTTGCAGCAGGACAGTGACTTGAATGTAACGGCTGTTGACCGATGGTGCCTATCATTAGTAGAAAACAATCAATTCAAAGATGTGTATGATTATCCGAACGTCTTTTTTAATATTAAGGAAATTAACCATCTAATTAAAGCGGATATTTATGATATTGTGCGAGAGTTTTTAGAAGAGTTTTACGAAAATGGACTTCTCAGTGAATATTCCATTATTAAGCTAACAGGCCAATCGTGTAAAATTGATGCTTTTCGCGAGGCTTTAAAGGAGTTTGTACCAGGACGAAGCATTGAATTTAGACAGAAGGCTGAAAATATTGGGAAAGTGCCAGAGTTAAAGCTAGCTTGCCTAAGAGGAGCACTTCGTTATTTAAATGCGAAGAAGATAGGCATGATTGAAACAACCGTGACGAATCATGCACCTGTCGTACCTTATGCAGTAAGTGCCTTTACCCATAATCGTCAGGAAAAACTTCTGATTAGCAGTCTAGAGCGACTTAACCAAATTCATGGCACCATTTCTCGACCATGGGGTGTAACGGAAGTTGAATTCTTCCTAACAGGTACCGACAATCAATCATCCTATAAATACAATTACGTTAATCGCCAGGAAGAGTATGTGCCTGTTCTTTATGACAATATAGCGGCTAATTATCAACATAAAATACCACAGGACGAGACAGATTCCATTATGAATGGGGAAGTGAAATTTTTTGTCTTCGCAGGAGAAGATCACTGGGGTTTCCATGTTGTCCCTGTTGCTAGACGTGAAGAACAACTGTACATCGGCAAAAAGGAATTCTTTGCTTTTGAAACGGATTTATCAGAGTTGGATTTCTTTGACGGCTTAAAGTAA
- a CDS encoding J domain-containing protein: protein MKNHYEILGVSRQATQDQIKLAYRKLSKKHHPDVSGGNKESEQIFLDVQEAYKVLKDTSSREAYDARLDGAAQSGGQTFEQATKTKDRTTTHKQEFNMNDIEQNFEHFFGFNPKTKETSSTLHKTAKKNPLDTTELFERFFNK from the coding sequence GTGAAAAATCATTATGAAATTTTAGGTGTTAGCAGACAAGCAACACAAGACCAAATTAAGCTCGCATATAGGAAATTATCGAAAAAACATCATCCTGACGTAAGCGGAGGCAATAAAGAGTCGGAGCAAATCTTTTTAGATGTACAAGAGGCCTATAAAGTATTAAAGGATACGTCTTCTAGAGAAGCATATGATGCACGTCTTGATGGTGCAGCGCAAAGCGGTGGGCAAACATTCGAACAGGCAACGAAAACGAAAGATCGAACAACTACCCATAAGCAAGAGTTTAATATGAATGATATCGAGCAAAACTTTGAGCATTTTTTCGGTTTTAATCCAAAAACGAAGGAAACGTCATCAACACTTCATAAAACAGCAAAGAAAAACCCTTTAGATACAACGGAATTATTCGAACGATTTTTTAACAAGTAA
- a CDS encoding FHA domain-containing protein gives MSLIRCTNGHMFSSRRHRNVCPYCNVMVEQEPRITTATAVAEVDDKTMPYLGEMDGIDPVTGWLVCIEGPPMGRDYRILSEKNFIGRAEDMHIRIIGDNSISKRNHAVIVYDPKKRNFYLLPGDASGLAYLNNEAVYTPTELAAYDVIQLGTSMFLFIPLCGVHFEWENNQSEE, from the coding sequence ATGAGTTTGATTAGATGTACGAATGGTCACATGTTTAGTTCAAGAAGACATAGAAATGTTTGTCCTTATTGCAATGTCATGGTAGAGCAAGAACCAAGAATAACGACGGCTACGGCTGTTGCAGAAGTGGATGATAAAACGATGCCGTATCTTGGCGAAATGGATGGGATTGACCCTGTCACAGGATGGCTAGTTTGTATTGAAGGACCTCCAATGGGACGAGATTATCGGATTTTATCTGAAAAGAACTTTATCGGACGAGCAGAAGATATGCATATCCGCATTATTGGCGACAATAGCATTTCGAAACGTAATCATGCAGTTATTGTCTATGACCCTAAAAAAAGAAACTTCTATTTGCTGCCTGGGGATGCATCAGGTTTAGCTTATTTAAATAATGAAGCAGTTTATACACCAACAGAGTTAGCAGCATATGACGTTATACAACTTGGTACAAGTATGTTTCTATTTATTCCTCTATGTGGTGTGCATTTTGAATGGGAAAACAACCAAAGCGAGGAATGA